Below is a window of Acidimicrobiales bacterium DNA.
CGGGCTGACGCCGACGGCGCCCTGTACGTCGGCGTGACCGAGCAGGACGAGCAGCGCGGCGACGAGGATCGCACCCGCGGCGACGGCCTTGGTGACGAGGTAGGCCGAGACCATCTCGCGCCACGGAACGGGGTGGGCTGTCGTGTAGGTGGTGGTTGCGACGACGCCGTCGTCGCGGACGGGGACGGTCGGGTGGTCCGGTGTCGTGTCGGCCCAGATCATCCCGTCGTCCGCGATGGCGGTGCGGGTCGGGTCGAGAGCTGCCTGGTCGGCACCGCGGTAGTAGACCTTCGGCTTGGTGTTCTGCTCGGGTGAGCGAACGGCCACGTCGTCACGGGCGACGATCCGCGAGATCGACGAGCCGGGGTCGTCGAGGTCGCCGACGACGATGGCCTGGGTGGGACAGACCACCACACATGACGGCTCGAGGCCGACGTCGATGCGGTGGTTGCAGAAATTGCACTTGTGGGCGGTGTGGGTCTCGGGGTTGATGTAGATCGCGTCGTACGGGCAGGCATTCATGCACGCCTTGCAGCCGATGCAGTTGGTGTCGTCGAAGTCGACGACGCCGTTGTCGGCGCGGAACAGCGCCGAGGTGGGACAGATCGTCATGCACGGCGCGTCGTCGCAGTGGTTGCAGCGCATGACGGTGAAGTGGCGTCGGGCGTCGGGGTAGGCGCCGGTCTCGATGTACTTGACCCAGGTCCGGTTCACGCCGAGAGGCACGTCGTGTTCGGACTTGCACGCCACGGTGCAGGCGTGGCAGCCGATGCAGCTGTCGGCGTCGAGGAGGAAGCCGAGGCGGGTCACGAGGCCCCCGCCGTCTCGGGTCGGGTCGACTCCCAGGCGGCGAAACCGCCGAGCAGGTCCGACACGTCGGCGAATCCGGCCGCTGCGAGGCGCGAGGCGGCGATGGACGACCGGTAGCCGCCGGCGCAGTAGACGACCGTCGGCTTGGCCGCGTCCAGCTCGGCGATGCGCTTGTTGAGTTCGGGCAGCGGGATCATCAGCGCTCCTTCGATTCTGCCGTCGGCGGTCTCGCCCGGCTGGCGGACGTCGACGACGACGAGATCGTCGAGGCGGTCGAGGGCCGCCCGCAGTTCCGGGGCCGAGACCCGCGAGGAACGCACGACGTCGTCGGGGTGGGCGGTCATGACCCCCACCGGGTCGGGCAGATAGCCGTTCACGTTGTCGACGCCGATGCGCGCGAGGCGGATCTTCGCCTCGAGTTCCGTGCCGGGTTCTGCGAACAGGATGATCGCTCCACCCGGCTGGATCACACCTCCGGCGTACTCGGCGTAGCGGCCGGTCAGGCCGACGTTGACGGCGCCGGCGAGGTGCCCGGTGGCGAACTCGTTGGGCTCGCGGGTGTCGAGGAGCACGGCGCCGCGCAGCTGG
It encodes the following:
- a CDS encoding 4Fe-4S dicluster domain-containing protein, coding for MTRLGFLLDADSCIGCHACTVACKSEHDVPLGVNRTWVKYIETGAYPDARRHFTVMRCNHCDDAPCMTICPTSALFRADNGVVDFDDTNCIGCKACMNACPYDAIYINPETHTAHKCNFCNHRIDVGLEPSCVVVCPTQAIVVGDLDDPGSSISRIVARDDVAVRSPEQNTKPKVYYRGADQAALDPTRTAIADDGMIWADTTPDHPTVPVRDDGVVATTTYTTAHPVPWREMVSAYLVTKAVAAGAILVAALLVLLGHADVQGAVGVSPAVVAGAFTALTGFLLVADLKQPRRFLYILTRSNTQSWLVRGAWILGAFAAVTGLWFIGGVTDSPGLIEGVAVPAALLAAATAGYTAFLFAQCEGRDLWQTPLLLPILLAQAVTAGGAVFAVTDWFAAVPEPTAVRWALLGGLLGSLALTLMEITSHGSRHVELATAAMTKGRWAGQFWVGGVGIGMIAPAVLTGIALAAEVDGPTLPAIAGIAAVVGMAAYEDAFIRAGQSVPLS